Proteins encoded together in one Lepisosteus oculatus isolate fLepOcu1 chromosome 2, fLepOcu1.hap2, whole genome shotgun sequence window:
- the LOC102682483 gene encoding syntaxin-11-like — MRDRLGDLQVLSKSSEPEEGLTEDVGEQQVVVFEEESTMEDVFKEAQAMRQEISLLKVDVKRLGKQNTRFLTSVRRISSIKRDSNAIARDIKARGEGIYKRLQSMEALSKQLENKYGLHAALVRMVRSQYISLTNSFRDAMFEYNEAEMTQRENCKTRIQRQVEIMGKEVTGDQIEEMIETGKWNVFSENLMTDGKTSRSALNEIENRHKELLDLESRIRDIHDLFLQMALLVEEQGSMLDNIESNVSHTQDYLGEATAQIKKAMRYKKKNPCKQLFCGCFPCCK; from the coding sequence ATGAGAGACCGACTCGGCGACCTGCAGGTGCTGTCCAAGTCCTCCGAGCCGGAGGAGGGCCTCACAGAAGATGTGGGGGAGCAGCAGGTGGTGGTGTTTGAAGAGGAGAGCACCATGGAGGACGTCTTCAAGGAGGCGCAGGCCATGCGCCAAGAGATCAGCCTTCTGAAGGTCGATGTCAAGCGGCTGGGCAAGCAGAACACGCGATTCCTTACCTCCGTGCGGCGGATCAGCAGCATCAAGCGGGACTCCAACGCTATCGCCCGCGACATAAAGGCCCGTGGCGAAGGCATTTACAAGCGCCTTCAGAGTATGGAGGCCCTCAGCAAACAGCTGGAGAACAAATATGGCCTCCACGCTGCCCTGGTGCGCATGGTGCGCTCCCAGTACATCTCCCTCACCAACAGCTTTCGGGACGCCATGTTCGAGTACAACGAGGCGGAGATGACCCAACGGGAGAACTGCAAGACCCGCATCCAGAGGCAGGTGGAGATCATGGGGAAAGAGGTCACGGGGGACCAGATTGAGGAAATGATCGAGACCGGCAAGTGGAACGTGTTTTCTGAGAACTTGATGACCGATGGGAAAACGTCCCGCTCGGCCCTTAATGAGATCGAGAACCGCCACAAGGAGCTCCTGGATTTGGAGAGCCGAATCCGGGACATCCATGACCTGTTCCTACAAATGGCCCTGCTGGTGGAGGAACAGGGCAGCATGCTGGACAACATTGAAAGCAATGTGAGCCACACTCAGGACTACCTCGGGGAAGCTACTGCCCAGATTAAGAAAGCTATGAGGTACAAGAAAAAGAACCCTTGCAAACAGCTCTTCTGTGGCTGTTTCCCTTGCTGCAAGTGA